In the genome of Photobacterium sp. TY1-4, one region contains:
- the fabG gene encoding 3-oxoacyl-ACP reductase FabG: MSLEGKIALVTGASRGIGRAIAEILVERGATVIGTATSDNGAEAISAYLGDNGTGMALNVTSPESIESVLKAIKEQFGEIDILVNNAGITRDNLLMRMKDEEWQDILDTNLTSVFRLSKAVLRPMMKKRSGRIISIGSVVGIMGNAGQTNYAAAKAGLVGFTKSMAREVAARGITVNAVAPGFIETDMTKALNDDQRAATLANVPAGRLGDPREIAAAVAFLASDDAGYVTGETLHVNGGMYMI, from the coding sequence ATGAGCCTTGAAGGTAAAATTGCTCTGGTTACCGGTGCAAGCCGTGGTATCGGTCGTGCGATCGCAGAAATTCTGGTCGAGCGCGGCGCAACCGTGATCGGAACAGCAACCTCTGACAACGGTGCAGAAGCCATTAGCGCCTACCTGGGCGATAATGGCACCGGGATGGCACTGAATGTGACATCTCCAGAGTCAATCGAATCTGTCCTGAAAGCGATTAAAGAGCAGTTTGGCGAAATCGATATTCTGGTGAACAACGCCGGGATCACGCGTGATAACCTGCTGATGCGAATGAAAGATGAAGAGTGGCAAGACATTCTGGACACCAACCTGACGTCTGTCTTCCGCCTGTCCAAAGCCGTACTGCGCCCAATGATGAAGAAACGCAGTGGCCGGATTATCAGCATCGGCTCTGTGGTGGGGATCATGGGGAATGCGGGACAGACTAACTATGCAGCAGCGAAAGCTGGTCTGGTCGGTTTCACCAAGTCGATGGCACGTGAAGTTGCTGCGCGCGGGATCACAGTTAATGCGGTTGCGCCTGGTTTTATCGAAACCGATATGACTAAAGCGCTGAATGATGACCAGCGTGCTGCTACACTTGCCAATGTTCCAGCCGGTCGCCTGGGTGATCCGCGTGAAATTGCAGCAGCTGTTGCCTTCCTGGCATCGGATGATGCGGGTTATGTAACCGGTGAGACACTGCACGTTAACGGCGGCATGTACATGATTTAA